A stretch of DNA from Maridesulfovibrio sp.:
TACCTGCTACGATACCGGTAAGATATCTGGCCTGGTACATACGACCGAAATAGTTGCTCATGTTCGGGGTGGTTTTGAAACCGGAACAGTGCATGAACGCAACTTTGGGAAATTTTTTGGAAACCTTGACCATGGGGTCCATGTAGCCGAAGCTGGTTCCGAAAATAACATCATATCCCTTGCGGGCAAGGTTAAGCACTACGCGCTCGGAGTCGGGACCTTCGGGAACAGACTCGATAGCGGTTGTTTCAACCCAGGGAAGGGCATCGATGGCTTTACGTCCCTGATCCTGAGCAAAGGAATAACCTTCGTCACCGATGGGTGAAATGTAGACAAAACCGACTTTGACCTTTTCTTTTTTAGCTCCGGCGAAAGCAACGGATGCCATCATTACGGACATGGCCGCAACTATGAGCATAAGCAGAATTTTACGCATCATCCACTCCTTGATTCAATTTTGAACAGTCAATGAAATTCCGTACCTATAGTCTTCCATCAAAACATAAAATACACAGAAGCTGAAAAAGGAACCTGCCCGGTCAAACGTTCCGGCGGCAAATCCCCCGTTTCAGGTCCTGCTTTTTTAAAGCCTGAACTCAGGCCTTAATCATCCTGATTTTCCTGAGAAACCTTCACAATGGGCTGGGCAAACTGGGTTGCACTGTCCCATGGAAAGAGAATCCAGGTATCCTGGCTCACTTCAGTAATATATGTATCAACCAGCGGACGCCCCTCCGGTTTGGCATATATGGTGGCGAAATGAGCTTTGGGGACCATTTCACGTACCAGCCTTGCCGTGCCGCCGGTATCAACCAGGTCGTCAACAAGAAGCCAGCCCTCGCCGTCTCCATTGAAACCTTTAAGCACTGTGGCTCTCTTTTCCTGCACCTTCCAATCATATGTGGAAATACACACAGTGTCGATGAGCCTTATTTCCAGTTCTCGGGCCAGAATAGCGGCGGGAACAAGACCCCCGCGAGTGATTGCAAGAATTCCCTCAAACGGCCCTTTATCCAGCAGTCGCCAGGACAGAGCCCTGCAATCACGCTGGAGTTGTTCCCACGATATGGGATACATTTTAGAATATCTGTCTGCCTTGGACAATTTCATTCTCCTTGAATTTCCTTGCGCGTACGCGGTTTCCCTAGCTCAAGGAGTGTACAAGGGCAACATAAAAAATCAATCATCCCCGGACCAAGGGCAGGCAATCACTGTTATATACCCTTCCCGACCTCTGACAGGGAACGCATGAAACCGCATATTTATTTTGTAACAACATCTATTACAGTTTATCTTTTCCACCGTCTACCCTGCTGAAGCAATCAACGGGAAGGACAGAGGCCGATTCCTTTTGTATAATTATAATTTTACAGAAAGCCCGCCGCAGGATAAAATGAAAAAATAAATGTCCGGAAAATAATGAATGAAAACTTCAAGGCCCAGGAAATGAGACAGAAGAAAATCAACGGCATCAGGTACAAGCTGACACTTCCCCTTATCATTATCATGTCACTTGCGGCGGTCTATCTGTTCCACACCATCATAATTGATGGCAGAAACTACTCTTCCCTGAGGTCCGGTCTACTTGAAATCAAACTAAACACATACGAGACTGCTTTCAGTGATTCTGCAACCGGCTACGATCTGCACCGGCTGAAAGGGCTGGTGAATGAATTTGAAAACTACCCGGACAATCGCAAAGAACAACTGTTTCCCGAAAACACGGCGGAGGATTTTTTTCAGGCTGCTCAGCAATTCATGCAGGCAACCGAATCCGGAGACAAGGACACTGTTTCAGGCTCCGCAAAAACACTGGATCGGATTATAGACAGAATTCTGCTTGAGTCCGGGAAAAAATTCAAAGCCGAGACAGGCTCACGAGTCAAAATAGAATATGGCCTGCTCTTCCTGATCTGCGTATTTGCCGTGGTTCATTTCATGCTTGTTGATAAGCCGATGCGCAACGAACTTCTCCGCAGCCTGCGGGAAAAGGAAATCTGCAATTCCACCATCCGCAAGCTGGCGGAAAGGGATACCCTGACCAACCTGCCGGGCCGCATGAAATTTTATGAGGAATCCGAACGGGAAATTTCATCTGCCGCGCGTTACGGGTCAGACCTTACTCTCATCAAGATGGATATAAGCAACTTCAAGGACATAAATTTAAAGCACGGCCAGAAAGCGGGAGACAAACTGCTGGCCGGATTCGCCCGTACAGTCCGTAAACACCTGCGCAGGCCGGACAGCTTCTTCCGCGTCGGCGGCGATAAATTCATCATTCTGGCACCGCACACTACGGTGAAAAACGCCCTCAATCTGGCCGAAAAAATAGACCGGATCATAAAAACCGACCGGGCATTGCTGAAAATACCCTTCAGCCTGAATACGGGAATAGCTGCCTGCACAGCTGAAGACACTGCGGAAACACTGCTTGAAAAGGTGGACGCCGCCTTGAAAAAGGCAAAACAGGACGGACCGGGCTCGGTCTGTTCCGCCTGACCGGGAAGTTCACACAGAGGATCACAACCGCAATACAGGCTGATCATCTGCGCATAAGCGATATCCCTGTAATCTTATTGAATGTGCGCACGGCAAAGGCATCGGTCATGCCGGAGACATAATCCACTACCTTCTGAGTATTTTCATACACGGACAGATCTTCCGAAGGTTTGTAATGATCCGGCAGGAGTTTGATTGATTTTCGACTTTTCGCTCCGAGTTTTTCCCCGGTGTGAAGTTCGCACACTATCTGACCGAAAAAATCAAGAATCTTCCAGAGCACCTCATACGCAGCGGCCTCCGTATCAATCACTTCGGTAGAATTGTAGACCTTCTCTATTGCCACTTTCTTGAGCATGCTGAACTCATGCGACTTTTCAATACATTCGGTAAGGCTGGACTCAAACGCGCCTTCCAGTATGGCGTCCTCGTTGGCAAGAAAGACTTCACAGGAACTGGTCACAAGCGCATTTATGGCCGTGGCCCTCAGAAACTCGACCTTTTCCTTATCCTCACCCATGGAATCGATCCGCTTGGCCACAGCCGGATCATGATCCAGCACATCCATGAACATGGCCCGGATATCATCAAAGGAAACCAGCCCCAACCGGTAGCCGTCTTCCAAATCCACTACGTGATAACAGATGTCGTCGGCAGCTTCCACAAGGTAGGCAAAAGGATGGCGGGCCCACCGGTTTCCTTCCTTCTTGGAAAG
This window harbors:
- the gpt gene encoding xanthine phosphoribosyltransferase, encoding MYPISWEQLQRDCRALSWRLLDKGPFEGILAITRGGLVPAAILARELEIRLIDTVCISTYDWKVQEKRATVLKGFNGDGEGWLLVDDLVDTGGTARLVREMVPKAHFATIYAKPEGRPLVDTYITEVSQDTWILFPWDSATQFAQPIVKVSQENQDD
- a CDS encoding GGDEF domain-containing protein, whose product is MNENFKAQEMRQKKINGIRYKLTLPLIIIMSLAAVYLFHTIIIDGRNYSSLRSGLLEIKLNTYETAFSDSATGYDLHRLKGLVNEFENYPDNRKEQLFPENTAEDFFQAAQQFMQATESGDKDTVSGSAKTLDRIIDRILLESGKKFKAETGSRVKIEYGLLFLICVFAVVHFMLVDKPMRNELLRSLREKEICNSTIRKLAERDTLTNLPGRMKFYEESEREISSAARYGSDLTLIKMDISNFKDINLKHGQKAGDKLLAGFARTVRKHLRRPDSFFRVGGDKFIILAPHTTVKNALNLAEKIDRIIKTDRALLKIPFSLNTGIAACTAEDTAETLLEKVDAALKKAKQDGPGSVCSA
- a CDS encoding deoxyguanosinetriphosphate triphosphohydrolase, with amino-acid sequence MQWDKLLGKQRIGKTLAAEANRDRSEFQKDFDRIIFSSAFRRLQDKTQVFPLSRSDYVRTRLTHSLETSSVGRSLGYMVGSRLIDKHGLDLMPAEPATVVATACLMHDIGNPPFGHSGEDAIRDWFECSSIGSDLCTWIGRKKRDDFRLFEGNAQGLRNVLALQRPNNPGGMQLTCATLAAFTKYPFTSEYAGSKKKFGIFLTEVATYAELAEYLGLSKKEGNRWARHPFAYLVEAADDICYHVVDLEDGYRLGLVSFDDIRAMFMDVLDHDPAVAKRIDSMGEDKEKVEFLRATAINALVTSSCEVFLANEDAILEGAFESSLTECIEKSHEFSMLKKVAIEKVYNSTEVIDTEAAAYEVLWKILDFFGQIVCELHTGEKLGAKSRKSIKLLPDHYKPSEDLSVYENTQKVVDYVSGMTDAFAVRTFNKITGISLMRR